The following is a genomic window from Neodiprion pinetum isolate iyNeoPine1 chromosome 3, iyNeoPine1.2, whole genome shotgun sequence.
TTCGTTAACCGAAAAATACAAGTTAGAGTACGTCGGCCCGCtgaaaaaacgaatttaaGTTTCGTTTCGTAAAAGTCTAGTGACGAAATTCCGCTCTAGATGCAACACGGTTATTGTAGAGTGACATTATTTCAACttcactaattgtaagtgtaCACGTTGTTAGATCTTTATTTTCCTTACAAATTTCCCGATAATATACTGTGATGTTTATGTATACTGTGTGATTTTCATACAAGatttataaaatgaatttgcCTATTACAGCCGTCGACGAGcattcaataaatatttctataaatgAACCTGCCTGGCTGTTTGTTTTAATCACTAATAGCAATGAAACCttacgaaaatatttattaaattgtcaACTGTTGACAACAAGTAAATAAACACAGAAAAGGGATTCGTTGAATTTACCAAGTATATTATATTCAGTTAGAACAATTGTTTCAGCTCaagtatttttaattgaaacaaatgaGTAACATTTTATTTCGATAGTTAACTCTCTCTAACCAACAAACATCGCCTTAACAAGTCATTTGttctgaaaaaagtaaattcgaCGTAGAAAGATTAACTCTAgaataactttattttttttatttatgatcATGACATACAGGAAGTCGACTAAGAGTATCAGGTAGTGTTTGACAAATCCTGGAGTGTTACGATCCATTATAAAGGAAATATACTTTACAGTTCAGAATACTAACGTGtttgtttcttattctttGTAGTTATTAACTACACGAACAGCATATCGGCAAATCTCCAAaactttcaactttcaagGGTACTCAAATTGATGGAGTTCAATTTATAGCGTCTCATAATTTCGAATCAGCAATAACACTGTGAAAATCATCTACAAACCTGTCTAACTCTGAGGCTACAGGTACGCAAGTAGTTTTACAGATATAATACTACTTACTATACCATATTAACAATGTCATAGCCGAAAAATATTACCTAGTACCAAGTCAATAGTTAATCTGGATACCAGAAAACTATTGATATTGCCAAAATGCATTCACACCTGTAAGCTTTTTATCAAAACTCAGTATTAGTAACAAATTGAGTCCTTGATCGAGCTAGattgatcaaaattttaccaaaCACCCAAAATCCAAGTCCGAATTTATGTAAGTATGACAAATGTTTATTGTCGAGCAATTTCTTTTCGACTACAAGACGCATAAGAGCATGCACTTTCTAGTTGGGAACGACGCTTGACAGGTCAATTTATGCATACAAAGACATAGAGAAAGAAGGGGAACTCTACATCTGTATAAAGATCAATGAGTAGAATAACATTGATAAACTGATTGTCATTTCTGTGTTCATAAATTTGATTGTTAGCAGGTACAAGCTGCTTCATAAATTTTGTTATGTCACGCAGTGCTAATTGAAACACCTACTTCAATATTTGTTGTCTTGTAGCCAGTTTTCAGTATACTGGAATATTTCTGAAGTACTATGAGCTCTGCATAAAACTTTGTCCTACATTATTTTTCGATATGTTTCAaatagtgaaaattaaaaggTATGATAGATTTGCCCATAAACCTGTACGCATGCATGTACTTAATGTTAATCATAATTCCCTCTACGACgccaattttttatcaattttataaaaccTAACTAATAGCTAGTCACAACTTTACCATTCATTGGATAATCAGTCACTCAGAATCAGTGTCGCTGGcatatttgtcatttttcacttCTATTCTAAGAGGGGATCGTCCCCTTGTTTGTTTTCCGAGCCTCGAGCGTAAATCACCTCGCAATGTGTCTCTCAAGTCCCCTGTTGTTGGACGTCTTGAACAGAGGAAATTAATTCATACCACAATGCTCAAAAACGTTTATTACTACTGTGATAAATTGCTGTTTtgcatacatattttttataaacattaCTAAAATCATTTCATTGGATTATTTCACGGGTATCCAACTAAAAGGCCAAAATTAAACCATGACAGGTCCCATTTTTCTTAAAACATCAAAATATGTTATAGTCTACTATAAATTACGACTTCCAGAGCCTTGATGTTCATTGTTTTGCAGCTATGAAATGTTGCATAAGGGGCCTCTCAAAGTTCTTACAAATAATACTTACAGCATACCTTGGGTACatataattttcagattttgttAATGTCTACGAgacttgaaaagaaaatgataagcCGCAAAAAACAATGTTatagaaatgagaaaaaccgtATTTACAGATATAATTTCTAATCGAGATACAGAGTTGTACTTTTGCAGAATTAAGAAAAATGGTTCTTCAAATGCATCGCCCTTATTAACTATGAATTAATTACAGATGTCAACTAACCTTTGCTTGGGTTCGTCATCGCATTCAGTTTTCTTATTATTTAGCCTTGCCCAAACAGTAGAGGCGACACGAGGTTTGTGTTGAACCACTTTAATCACACTTCCACGAGGACCCTGAACTTCCTTTTCGCTTCTTTCTGATTCGTCACTTTCTTGGTCATCATCTGTGTCGTTAAGACTTTCATCTTGTACATCAACTGCTTCCTCAGGTGTATCAACAATTTCaccttcttcctcttcctcttcctgtACCTCTTCTATGCATTCATCCTTCAAATAGATCAATTTTGTGcgtaagaaaaacaaagtatatgTTTCTCTCCATAAATATGAATCAATTAATCttaattgcaaaatatttaaacCAGTCTTGGATATTTTACTTGCATACATTCTCACTTCCGTCAACAAGTGTTAAAGTAATGTTATCGCACTGATAAAggatattattttgaaatacatAAAAGGCTATAGAGGGTGCAGAGGTAACATTATTCTCCTACATGTATCGACTCCCATTTGTATTTATAATGCAAGGTGAATCGGTTTTGGCACAAATATTTTGTATCACAACTTCTTAGCGATCTTCAATCAGTGATTGTGGAAATAGAAGATATGCATTCATTGCAGACTGATCGGCATGTGGCACAACTTATTCACTTTTAAATAATATCTAAATACTAAATACTAAAACCTTGCACTAGATTCATCTTCCCTCACCTCAGATCTACTTTTCTTCAAAGAATCTGGTACAATTTGGTTATTGGTAACTACAACCTGAATTGCGCCACGGAAAAGATCAGGTTGATTTCGAGAATTGCACAATCTGGATCGTAGGTCATCAGTTCTGGATGCCGAAATTCTTGCTGCCTGCAATACATGTACATGTTATGTATTGAGAGGCCATGAGAGTTGAGAATGCTCTTCagcatttattttttataggTTGCGAGATAAagcattttttgcaaacttttcCCTGATGTTGAATTTAAGGGTCTCTATTCTATAGAATTTATAATTACATTAACCCCAAATATAGCTATGTCTTATCTTTGTTAAACTAGCACCAAACTCATTATTCAGTAGTACGGTTTTATATAGTTGAGATGCagaatataatttatacctGATGTTTCAACTGCAGTCGACgtttttgaactttttccTCTTCGTCATCGGCATGCATTCGCATTCTCATTACTTTACTTCGTTTAAACCATTCCTCATCGCTCTCACCCTGAGAACTGCTTTCTGATTCTTCCGAATGATGATGTACCGCTTTCGATATTGGTTTCAACCCTAGTCGTTCTTTTACGTTGTTGCTCTGATCTTTAGTTATATTTTTAGCAATACAATCTTCTTCGGTAAAATCGTTGATACCCCACGTTTGAGACAAAGATCCCCAAGGATTTTTCGAATTGTTTTTATCTGCTTCTTTACTGACGGAGCTTTCCCGTTTCGGTAGTTTTCTTC
Proteins encoded in this region:
- the LOC124215003 gene encoding nuclear cap-binding protein subunit 3 isoform X2 gives rise to the protein MRGTEEMSTTDVFKYFEDFAPASIEWINDVSCNVVWLDNLTAARALLRLSKKITGLGETIKAEKNSASNTPSRDDDTNVANEECVIEMSEDDIGDGMEGKKTEHSIHSKDINCPLPPGLWRKGIDCPKSKCILLRFATRADKKQPKAEKMSDYYKKYGNPNFGGIKGILTESRKRMYKELKHGRKLPKRESSVSKEADKNNSKNPWGSLSQTWGINDFTEEDCIAKNITKDQSNNVKERLGLKPISKAVHHHSEESESSSQGESDEEWFKRSKVMRMRMHADDEEEKVQKRRLQLKHQAARISASRTDDLRSRLCNSRNQPDLFRGAIQVVVTNNQIVPDSLKKSRSEDECIEEVQEEEEEEGEIVDTPEEAVDVQDESLNDTDDDQESDESERSEKEVQGPRGSVIKVVQHKPRVASTVWARLNNKKTECDDEPKQRRPTTGDLRDTLRGDLRSRLGKQTRGRSPLRIEVKNDKYASDTDSE
- the LOC124215003 gene encoding nuclear cap-binding protein subunit 3 isoform X1, with the translated sequence MNQFEEPMDVDTSVSLTEIDKSIDSKSFISDLSDTKLSTEDNVSTQETPPDEQDGVITSEDTFSTEEKIKLEKRAKRFGLTEDIKNSSEFQEPELYNSLGITEENDTVKNLRLNVLHMRGTEEMSTTDVFKYFEDFAPASIEWINDVSCNVVWLDNLTAARALLRLSKKITGLGETIKAEKNSASNTPSRDDDTNVANEECVIEMSEDDIGDGMEGKKTEHSIHSKDINCPLPPGLWRKGIDCPKSKCILLRFATRADKKQPKAEKMSDYYKKYGNPNFGGIKGILTESRKRMYKELKHGRKLPKRESSVSKEADKNNSKNPWGSLSQTWGINDFTEEDCIAKNITKDQSNNVKERLGLKPISKAVHHHSEESESSSQGESDEEWFKRSKVMRMRMHADDEEEKVQKRRLQLKHQAARISASRTDDLRSRLCNSRNQPDLFRGAIQVVVTNNQIVPDSLKKSRSEDECIEEVQEEEEEEGEIVDTPEEAVDVQDESLNDTDDDQESDESERSEKEVQGPRGSVIKVVQHKPRVASTVWARLNNKKTECDDEPKQRRPTTGDLRDTLRGDLRSRLGKQTRGRSPLRIEVKNDKYASDTDSE